The proteins below are encoded in one region of Mya arenaria isolate MELC-2E11 chromosome 15, ASM2691426v1:
- the LOC128220676 gene encoding sodium-dependent phosphate transport protein 2B-like: MDDDKKEITVTLEQDEVDIWALPELKEEYTPWKELDTAGRLKRVLLHYTIKILGLLAALYIFICSLSFLGDAFKLLGGKAAGKAFTNSELLSNPVAGLMLGVLATVLLQSSSTTTSIVVSMVGGGGLLSVPQAIPIVMGANIGTSVTNTIVAIGQITNKHDFRRAFAGATVHDMFNWMAVLVLLPVEVIVKAIFGKGWLEYISGKLVAAMEPETDDSHDQDYLKVITDPLVKLVIQLDKKVIQKIAHNELETNVSIIKHDVCGDDKHSKCTFMFEYGTHPLRGDSQMSDTAVGIILLFISLVLLCVCLVVIVKLLSSLFRGQIAHILRKFINAEFPGCAKYFTGYLAILIGAGMTVLVQSSSIFTSSITPLVGIGVLGLDRMYPLTLGSNIGTTATGILAAFAQKSNVHLAMQIAICHLLFNICGILIFYPLPFFRPPIAAAKFLGVRTSKYRWFAFVYLLFAFGLLPLAVFALSLASWIVLAAVLIPIALLMLIVFIIKLIQHKRPSLLPAKLRTWKWLPLPLRSLEPYDRVVMFIACGFRCCIALGCCKYAKEGKDELVDAKHGKQYQLNEDNEKKNGEINPVFVNGSTNDISTDSIHTRL; the protein is encoded by the exons ATGGATGACGATAAGAag GAAATTACAGTTACTTTGGAACAAGACGAAGTAGACATTTGGGCGTTGCCGGAGCTGAAGGAAGAGTACACACCATGGAAAG AGCTGGACACGGCGGGCCGGCTGAAGAGGGTGCTCCTCCACTACACTATAAAGATACTCGGGCTCCTCGCGGCGCTTTACATCTTCATCTGTTCCCTCAGTTTTCTCGGAGACGCTTTCAAACTCCTAGGAG GCAAAGCCGCGGGCAAGGCGTTCACAAACAGCGAGCTGCTGTCGAACCCCGTCGCGGGTCTCATGCTTGGTGTCCTAGCAACCGTGCTCCTTCAGAGCTCCTCAACCACCACCTCCATCGTCGTTTCAATGGTCGGCGGCGGCGGAC TGCTAAGCGTCCCCCAAGCCATTCCAATCGTGATGGGCGCCAACATCGGCACTTCCGTTACCAACACAATAGTCGCCATCGGCCAGATCACCAACAAACACGACTTCCGGCGCGCATTTGCGGGAGCCACCGTCCACGATATGTTTAACTGGATGGCCGTGCTCGTGCTACTTCCGGTGGAAGTTATTGTAAAGGCGATCTTCGGTAAAG GATGGCTAGAATATATAAGCGGGAAATTGGTGGCGGCCATGGAACCGGAAACGGACGACAGCCATGACCAGGACTACCTGAAAGTGATCACGGATCCTCTCGTAAAACTTGTTATACAG CTTGACAAAAAAGTAATACAGAAAATCGCCCATAACGAGTTGGAAACCAACGTATCGATTATAAAACACGACGTATGCGGGGACGACAAACACTCAAAAT GTACGTTCATGTTCGAATACGGGACGCATCCGCTCCGGGGAGACAGCCAGATGAGTGACACGGCCGTCGGCATCATCCTGCTCTTCATTTCCCTAGTACTCCTGTGTGTGTGCCTCGTCGTAATCGTGAAACTGCTCAGCTCACTCTTCCGGGGACAGATCGCGCACATCCTCCGGAAGTTCATTAATGCCGAGTTTCCCGGATGTGCCAAATACTTCACCGGTTACTTAGCTATCCTTATAGGGGCAGGAATGACAGTGCTCGTACAATCTAGCTCAATCTTTACGTCATCCATCACACCACTGGTCGGTATCGGCGTGCTTGGTCTAGACCGGATGTACCCGCTCACACTCGGCTCGAACATTGGGACTACCGCCACGGGCATCTTAGCTGCCTTCGCTCAAAAATCTAACGTCCACTTGGCCATGCAGATAGCCATCTGTCATCTCCTCTTCAACATATGCGGCATTCTCATATTCTACCCTCTGCCCTTCTTCCGGCCGCCTATCGCAGCTGCCAAGTTTCTAGGAGTTCGCACATCCAAGTACAGATGGTTTGCATTCGTATACCTTTTGTTTGCATTCGGCTTGCTCCCGTTAGCAGTGTTTGCGCTCTCCCTGGCTAGTTGGATCGTGCTGGCTGCCGTTCTTATACCTATAGCACTGTTAATGCTCattgtgtttattataaaactcATACAACACAAGCGACCAAGTCTTCTGCCAGCAAAACTGCGCACGTGGAAATGGCTGCCTCTGCCGCTGCGCTCCCTGGAGCCGTATGACCGTGTGGTGATGTTCATTGCTTGCGGATTCCGCTGCTGCATAGCACTTGGATGCTGCAAATACGCAAAGGAAGGCAAGGACGAACTGGTCGATGCTAAACACGGGAAACAATATCAGCTAAATGAAGacaatgaaaagaaaaacgGTGAAATAAACCCTGTCTTCGTAAACGGTTCTACGAATGATATTAGTACGGACTCGATCCATACAAGGCTTTAG